CGACTCGCCGCTGCCGGTGACGTGGGCGACGTGTTTCTCCTCGAACTCGTAGTACGCCGCCATCGCGACGGTGAGGTCCCGCGGCTTGCAGTGGTGGGTCATCACCGAGAGATACGGGACGATTCGTCGCCGGGCGATGCTCATGCTCGTGCCGCTCGACTCGGCGACGCGGCGGGCGACGTCGTCGCCGGTCTTGTCCTTCGAGCGCCAGAACTGCGGGCGGCCGTACCGCGTCCACCCGCCCTTGGTGTCGTCGCGCCCGGCGGCGACGCCCGCGGCGAGGTTGTCGCCCGCGTAGCGCCAGTAGCTGTAGTCCTGACTCGCGCGGACCCGGCCGAGCCAGCGGTCGGCGTTCGCGAGGAACTCGTAGGCGCGGGCGACCTCCTCGCCCTCGTACACGTCGAGCATGTTGTCCTCGACCCACTTCGTGAGGTCGTCGGGCGTCTCGTCCACGTCGTAGGAGGTGTACAGCGCCTGCTGCGGGGACTCCTCTTTCAGCACCTGGTCCAGAAACTCGAAGATGCCGACCGAACGATCGCGGTCGCTCGTCGCGACGGACTCCTCGGTGATCTCGTCGCGCCCCTCCGCGGCGGCTTGCAGGTCGTTGACCGCACCGCGCAGGTCGCCGCTGTTGGCGTCGGCGATTCGCTGGAGCGCGTCCGAGTCGTACTCGACGCCCTCCTGTCGGCAGATGTCGCGGAGCACGGGGACGATGGAGCGCGCGCTCACGTCGCGGAACTCGATGGACTCGCAGGCGTTGCGCAGACCGCGGCTCATCTCGTAGAACTCGTTGGCGATGAGCACCATCGGCTGGCCTGCCTCCTTGACGAGTTTCGTGATGGCACGCGCGCCGCCGCGGTCGTAGTTGCCGTGGATGTTGTCCGCCTCGTCGAGGACGATGAGCTGTCGGCCGGAGCCGCCGGAGATCGACCCGCCGAGCGTCTCGTTCATCGCCGCGCGACCGGCGAAGCGCTCGATGACGGCGGCGGTCCGCTGGTCGGAGGCGTTCAACTCGACGGTCTCCCACCCCATGTCGTTGGCCAGCGCGTGCGCCGCGGAGGTCTTGCCGACGCCGGGGCTGCCGTAGACGATGACCGCGTCGCCGTGGTCGTCCCACGTCTCGGCCCACTCGCGGAACTGGTCGCGGGCCTTGTTGTTGCCGCGTATCGCCGACAACGACCGGGGGCGATACTTCTCCGTCCAATCCATTACTCGAACAGAAGCAGGTGGCGCGTTTAGTGGTTGCGGAGCGGCGGCTGTCGCGTCTCGGTCTTCGCCGTCGACGACGGTGTACCGACTCCGAAGTCGAACAGTCCGACGTTGGGACTTTGTTGTACGGTAGTGCGAAGCGGTATACTGTTCTCTCTGGACCGTCCGGACATGGATGACCACTCGACACACGGCGACCACGACGACCACGACGACCACGGCGACCGCGGCCACTACGACGACTCATCGACCGAGACGCGGGGTTATGCGTCGGGAGAACACGCCGTGCCGGGCGGATTAGCCGTCGCGGCGAACGGGCTCCGCCTCAAACCCTCCGAGACCCGATTCGACTCGGAATCGAGCACCGACTGGACGTTCCGCATCGTCGACGACGACGGATCGGTCGTCACCGACTTCGAGGAGACGCACGGACGACGGTCCCACCTCGTCGTCGTCCGACGGGATCTGACCCGGTTTCAGCATCTGCATCCGGAACTCCAGTCCGAAGGGACGTGGCGCGTCGACGGGTTCGCGCTCCCGGCCCCGGGAGTGTACCGCGCGTTCGTCGACGTCGTCGTGGACGGACAGTCGACGACGCTCGGGTTCGACCTCTTCGCGTCGGGAACGGGTCCGGAACCGACCGACGAACGGCCCGACTCGTCGCGCCGAGCGACTGCGGGTGAGTACGAGGTCGAACTGCTCGCCGACGAAGTCGCGTCCCGAGAGCGGACGCAGTTGACGTTCGAGGTTCGGCGCGGCGACGACCCGGTCCGGAAACTGGAAGAGTACCTCGGCGCGCTCGGTCACCTCGTCGCGCTCCGCGAGGGCGACCTCGCGTATCTACACGTCCACCCGGAGGAGACTGAGCCAGATAGCGGCCGCGTCGCGTTCGACGCACGCTTTCCGACGCCGGGGCGGTACCGACTGTTCCTGCAGACGAAGCCGGAGGGAGCGTTGATTACGACGGCGTTCGACGTTCGCGTCCGCGGGTAGCGTGACGCGAGGCACGACGACTTTCTTTCAACTGTCGATGTCGTCGGCCGACGAGTAGGGCGAGGTACAGGCGGCGGAGTACGTCGACTCGTTCGTCGCCTCCGGCTAACTGGAGGCGCAGACGGGAAAGTGAGCGGCCGCCACCGCCGAAGCAGTCGTTTTCGGCCTGCTACTCTTCGTCCTGTTCGTCGCCCTGCGTCTCGTCCCCGCTACGCTCTCGGACGACGACGTTCGAGATACGGGTACCGTCAACTGATTCGACCGTCAGCGCGTACCCGTCGACGAGTATTCGGTCGCCGGATTTCGGCGCGCGCCCGAGTTCGCTCAACACCAGTCCGCCGATGGTGTCGAACTCCTCGCTCTGGAACGCTGTGCCGAGCGCCTCGTTGACTTCGTTGATGGCGACGCGGCCCTCGAAGGTGTAGCCGCCGTCGTCGCGTCGTTCGATGGTCGGCTCCGTTGCCTCGGCGTCGAACTCGTCGTGAATCTCGCCGACGAGTTCCTCGACGACGTCCTCGATAGTGACGATGCCCTCGAAGGCACCCCACTCGTCGATAACCACGGCAAGTTGGATTTTTCGCCGACGGAACTCCGCCAGTATATCGTCGATATCGCGGTCCTCGGGAATGACGATAGCCTCGCGGGCGATGTCGCGGGCGCGGAGTCGATCGGTCTCTTGACGTCCGCCTTCGACCGCCCGGAACACGTCCTTGACGTGGACGAACCCGACGACTTGACCGGGATCGTCGGTTTCGACGACAGGGTAGCGGGTGTATCGCTCGTTCGCGACGGTCGACCGGAGTTCGTCCAGCGGTGTCTCTGCCGAGATCGTCATCACGTCCGGACGCGGCGTCATTATTTCGCGCGCGACGGTGTCGCCGAGGTCGAATACCGCCTCTATCATCTCCACCTCCTCCATCTCCACGTCTCCTTTCCGACCCGACTGCGTGACGATGGTAAGAATCTCCTCCTCGGTGTGCGTCTCGTCGGTCTCGGAGGCCGGGGAGACGCCGACGAGTCGGGTGAAGAAGATCGCCGTCCCGTTGAACACCACGATGCCCGGGACGAAGAGGTAGTAGAACAGTTTCATCGGTACGGCGACGAGCAGCGCGATGCGCTCGGCCTCCTGGATGCCGAGCGTCTTGGGTGCGAGTTCGCCGAAGACGACGTGCAGGAACGTGATGATGCCGAAGCCGATGCCGACGGTGACGATGTGGAGCGTCTCCGGCGGAAGAACCGGCTCCAGAATCGGGTCGATGAGCGCCGCCACCGCCGGTTCGCCGATCCAGCCGAGTCCGAGCGAGGCGATGGTGATGCCGAGTTGGCTGACCGCGAGGTAGTCGTCGAGGTTGTCGGTCGCTTCCTTGACGATTTTCGCGGACCGACCGCCTCCCTCGGCCAGCGCTTCGACCTGTGTCGAGCGAATCTTCACGAAGGCGAACTCGGCGGCGACGAAGAAGCCGTTGAGAACCACGAGAAACAGCGCGAGCAGTATCCGCCCGACCGAGAGGGCGACGTCTACCATCGTTTCCCCTGTCTCGTGCCGGACCGAAGGACGTCCGGGAGTCGAATGAGGTTAGACATGTGGAGTGTATCACGCGAACGGGAAAAACGGTGGCGGTCGTCGCGAACCTGACACGACAGTCGACGCCGAAACGAACGTTCGAACGACGATACCGACATCGTGACGTTGTGTCACACCCGAGCAACTCTTTTTCCCGCCCGCTGTGACCTCGGAGTATGTTCCCCGAGACGGTCGAGACAGAACGCCTCCGCCTGGAGCGTCTCGGTCCCGACACGGTCGACGTGCACGATTTCTACGCCGTGATGTCGGCGGCGGAGATGGACGAGGTGACGCGTCACCACACGCAGACGCGGCACGAGACGCCGAAGGAGAGCGCCGACTATCTCGACGAGAAAGCCGAGCAGTGGGAGAACGGTGAGGCGGCGCAGTACGTCGTCCGCCCGCAGGCGGACGAAGACGGCGCAGGGAAGTTCGCTGGCGTCACCGGCCTCGGATTCCAGTGGGAGAAGCGCACGGCTATCATGGGTCTGTGGCTCCGGCCGCGCTTCTGGGGCCGCGGCTACTCCGGCGAGCGCGCGGCGGCGCTGCTCGAACTCGCCTTCGCGGAGTTGGACCTCGAACTCGCTTCGCCCGAACACACTCCGGAGAACGAGCAGTCGAAACGCGCCATCGAAAAGTACGTCGGCAGGTTCGGTGGTCGCTACGAGGGCATCCTCCGCAACTGGGTCCCCGCCGAGATGACGACGACGGGAGAGGCGTGGAACCTCCACCGCTACTCCATCTCGCGGGAGGAGTGGCGCGCTG
This genomic stretch from Haloprofundus salilacus harbors:
- a CDS encoding replication factor C large subunit — protein: MDWTEKYRPRSLSAIRGNNKARDQFREWAETWDDHGDAVIVYGSPGVGKTSAAHALANDMGWETVELNASDQRTAAVIERFAGRAAMNETLGGSISGGSGRQLIVLDEADNIHGNYDRGGARAITKLVKEAGQPMVLIANEFYEMSRGLRNACESIEFRDVSARSIVPVLRDICRQEGVEYDSDALQRIADANSGDLRGAVNDLQAAAEGRDEITEESVATSDRDRSVGIFEFLDQVLKEESPQQALYTSYDVDETPDDLTKWVEDNMLDVYEGEEVARAYEFLANADRWLGRVRASQDYSYWRYAGDNLAAGVAAGRDDTKGGWTRYGRPQFWRSKDKTGDDVARRVAESSGTSMSIARRRIVPYLSVMTHHCKPRDLTVAMAAYYEFEEKHVAHVTGSGESTKKVQSIVEDAQELREKAMEAHSGGAFAESPSDADGDAAGTADSTRTAADDEEKTETDEAAESADDDAESVPADADVDGEDDRDSDDGQAGLTDFF
- a CDS encoding GNAT family N-acetyltransferase: MFPETVETERLRLERLGPDTVDVHDFYAVMSAAEMDEVTRHHTQTRHETPKESADYLDEKAEQWENGEAAQYVVRPQADEDGAGKFAGVTGLGFQWEKRTAIMGLWLRPRFWGRGYSGERAAALLELAFAELDLELASPEHTPENEQSKRAIEKYVGRFGGRYEGILRNWVPAEMTTTGEAWNLHRYSISREEWRAADDDETVETPDVEVRYG
- a CDS encoding hemolysin family protein, which codes for MVDVALSVGRILLALFLVVLNGFFVAAEFAFVKIRSTQVEALAEGGGRSAKIVKEATDNLDDYLAVSQLGITIASLGLGWIGEPAVAALIDPILEPVLPPETLHIVTVGIGFGIITFLHVVFGELAPKTLGIQEAERIALLVAVPMKLFYYLFVPGIVVFNGTAIFFTRLVGVSPASETDETHTEEEILTIVTQSGRKGDVEMEEVEMIEAVFDLGDTVAREIMTPRPDVMTISAETPLDELRSTVANERYTRYPVVETDDPGQVVGFVHVKDVFRAVEGGRQETDRLRARDIAREAIVIPEDRDIDDILAEFRRRKIQLAVVIDEWGAFEGIVTIEDVVEELVGEIHDEFDAEATEPTIERRDDGGYTFEGRVAINEVNEALGTAFQSEEFDTIGGLVLSELGRAPKSGDRILVDGYALTVESVDGTRISNVVVRERSGDETQGDEQDEE